From the Montipora capricornis isolate CH-2021 chromosome 2, ASM3666992v2, whole genome shotgun sequence genome, one window contains:
- the LOC138037706 gene encoding uncharacterized protein: MMPRWLFSLCFKPFGYLKSLNMFHRRHKSRKRTRSRSPSSRQNSVSSPDIHHEGSPPKRRKNENDSLQKILQSIERLSNRIDSLESLANQPESIANTDDDALSIMAGETSGLDIGEPLATEASFKTATTPVGAPVEPIKALVEPIQAPVAPIKAPTESSKTSDEVEDSAKSIDGHGLFDPVAKSTSWKPSTSFSKFLDTTFRRKFSYQQSLVIMDDWATPEVDALSAPKLDQHC; the protein is encoded by the exons ATGATGCCTCGGTGgcttttttccttgtgcttcaaACCTTTTG GATATTTAAAATCGCTGAACATGTTCCATAGACGACACAAGTCGCGTAAAAGGACTCGCTCCCGGTCGCCATCTTCCCGCCAAAACTCTGTATCGTCGCCTGACATACATCATGAAGGGTCTCCGCCGAAACGGCGCAAGAACGAGAACGATTCCCTTCAGAAGATTCTTCAGTCGATTGAACGTCTTTCCAACCGAATAGACTCGTTAGAGTCCCTAGCAAATCAGCCAGAATCTATTGCAAATACTGATGACGATGCTTTGTCGATTATGGCTGGCGAAACGTCAGGCTTGGACATAGGTGAGCCTTTGGCGACCGAAGCATCTTTTAAGACTGCTACTACGCCCGTTGGGGCACCCGTAGAGCCTATTAAGGCACTCGTAGAGCCTATTCAGGCACCCGTAGCGCCTATTAAGGCACCAACAGAGTCTAGTAAGACATCTGACGAAGTTGAAGACTCGGCGAAATCTATTGATGGTCATGGGCTGTTCGACCCAGTTGCCAAATCAACCTCCTGGAAACCATCAACCTCCTTCTCCAAGTTTCTGGATACTACCTTTCGGAGAAAATTTTCTTACCAGCAATCTCTGGTTATTATGGATGACTGGGCAACTCCTGAAGTGGATGCACTCTCTGCTCCAAAACTTGATCAACATTGTTGA
- the LOC138037705 gene encoding neuropeptide FF receptor 1-like, producing MSTNSTNTGQQRLTERNVRVGFYIATFVVGLIGNLLVLTVIAAKRTKKTVNDFFIMNLAVSDLLLIFFLPIHIYGMFHSIPVNPFLCHFIFPLMTVSFFVSVYTLTSMAIHRCHVILNPFKQEMRQKSAMLWITLLWILSFINVLPLMIVTRPEQSSECIENWPSLNHRRAYTATLFVLQYVLPLVVIAIAYIRIGLDLNRSFQCCCKRKLADKTIENQARRRENFKVTKTLAIIVGIFAVCMLPSQVGWMLLDFGSEHQQKIAANVIFKFSLVLTVFHSCLNPLVYGSITKQFRRGYVKYLSYLCCCCRHSILQRLKILRPIQSSLQQSKSKMNGMPGHNRLDRVSVSERIAHRDAHLINELIVDSTTAL from the coding sequence ATGTCCACTAACTCCACCAACACAGGTCAACAAAGGCTTACAGAAAGAAACGTGCGTGTTGGGTTTTATATCGCCACATTCGTCGTCGGGCTGATTGGAAACTTGCTTGTCTTGACCGTTATTGCGGCCAAACGCACCAAGAAAACAGTCAACGATTTTTTCATAATGAATTTAGCTGTGTCAGACCTTTTACTCATATTTTTCCTTCCCATCCATATTTACGGCATGTTTCATTCCATTCCCGTGAACCCGTTCCTGTGTCATTTCATTTTTCCGTTAATGACCGTGTCATTCTTCGTCAGTGTATATACTCTGACTTCAATGGCGATCCATCGCTGTCACGTGATCTTAAACCCGTTTAAACAAGAAATGCGTCAGAAGTCCGCGATGCTGTGGATTACATTATTGTGGATTCTTTCCTTTATTAATGTCCTTCCCCTGATGATTGTCACAAGGCCTGAGCAATCGAGCGAATGCATTGAAAACTGGCCAAGTTTGAATCACAGACGGGCATACACTGCAACGTTATTCGTCCTACAGTACGTACTTCCTTTAGTTGTTATCGCGATAGCGTACATAAGAATCGGCTTGGATCTGAACCGTTCGTTCCAATGCTGTTGCAAACGCAAGTTGGCCGACAAGACAATAGAAAACCAAGCAAGGAGACGCGAGAAtttcaaagtaacaaaaacCCTGGCGATCATCGTAGGTATATTTGCAGTATGTATGCTACCGAGTCAAGTAGGGTGGATGTTACTTGACTTTGGAAGTGAACACCAACAAAAGATCGCCGCAAATGTTATATTCAAGTTTTCCCTTGTGCTAACAGTTTTCCACAGCTGTCTTAATCCCCTTGTGTACGGAAGTATCACCAAACAATTCAGGCGTGGCTACGTTAAATATCTTTCGTACTTGTGTTGCTGTTGCAGACATTCGATCTTGCAGAGATTGAAAATTTTGCGTCCCATTCAAAGTTCCTTACAGCAATCGAAAAGCAAAATGAATGGAATGCCAGGACACAATAGGCTTGACAGAGTTTCTGTCTCTGAACGTATTGCACATAGAGACGCACATCTCATAAATGAACTGATTGTGGACTCCACGACTGCACTCTAA
- the LOC138032666 gene encoding uncharacterized protein produces MAAFCGKCGWERLPVKLSTSATAIDILEAAKKKHAAYNKRFRAGEYRLVYKDGSDVDVIPGTDEPFSLRRYKEESGFGYARINLFLLPASTIFDELQESLQETDSDLGDDLDGLEPDADHQELLQPVEWLQPSCTSGHTYNADANARSRETEGKIECPTCFKQFPIDEVSLHADECADAFWERVGDEREITLQNNVEDGLSQKDLKSEILQLRLRHLKEKEEAVRVTVRRKNIWDDFKRSRERYYTPDRILKVTFSGEPALDSGGPKREFFAEVLSYVETRLFVEGIPSKSTISLNRGDFKLAGEVMAMSIVQHGQAPNFLAPEIYAYFSGNLQIQDITSPSHREFCEKVRC; encoded by the exons ATGGCGGCCTTCTGTGGAAAGTGTGGCT GGGAACGACTTCCCGTAAAGTTGTCGACCTCCGCAACTGCGATAGACATACTAGAAGCTGCAAAGAAGAAACACGCAGCATACAATAAGAGATTTCGTGCAGGGGAATACCGTTTGGTTTACAAGGATGGTTCTGATGTTGATGTCATTCCTGGAACTGACGAGCCATTCAGTTTACGGCGCTACAAGGAAGAATCGGGCTTTGGATATGCACGTATCAACTTATTTCTGCTGCCAGCCAGCACCATTTTTGATGAGTTGCAGGAATCTTTGCAAGAGACCGACTCTGATCTAGGTGACGATCTAGACGGGTTAGAACCCGACGCAGACCATCAAGAGTTGCTACAACCAGTGGAATGGCTGCAGCCGAGTTGTACCTCTGGACACACGTACAACGCTGATGCTAATGCTCGGTCCAGAGAGACAGAAGGGAAAATAGAGTGCCCGACTTGTTTCAAACAGTTCCCAATTGACGAAGTCAGCCTGCATGCTGATGAATGCGCTGATGCATTCTGGGAGAGAGTTGGTGATGAAAGGGAAATAACCCTGCAAAATAACGTTGAAGATGGGTTGTCACAGAAAGATCTGAAGAGTGAAATTTTACAGCTCAGACTGAGGCATCTTAAGGAAAAAGAGGAGGCTGTTCGTGTCACTGTCCGGAGAAAGAACATTTGGGATGATTTCAAGCGTTCACGTGAACGCTATTACACCCCGGACAGAATTCTGAAGGTGACGTTCTCTGGGGAGCCAGCACTGGACAGTGGAGGCCCAAAACGGGAGTTTTTTGCag AAGTTTTAAGCTATGTTGAGACAAGACTGTTTGTGGAAGGGATTCcatcaaaatcaaccatttCTCTCAACCGTGGAGATTTTAAACTGGCCGGGGAAGTGATGGCAATGTCCATTGTGCAGCATGGACAAGCACCAAACTTTTTAGCCCCTGAGATCTATGCATATTTCAGTGGAAATCTTCAAATACAAGACATAACATCTCCAAGCCACAGGGAGTTTTGTGAAAAGGTGAGATGCTAA
- the LOC138038442 gene encoding neuropeptide FF receptor 2-like: MSNSTDVEIPGETKRQAMLGFYIGILIVGFAGNSLVMAVVTGKRHKRSVYDLFILNLGISDFSFIVFTMPTYIYENVKGIYKTLYYCRIVQPLLTIFYFLSIFTITSMAIHRCRLITNPHKPKIKKKFVYLWIGFIWISSLITVLPLSIVAYAEDGRCQEDWPSLNHRKAYTVALFLLQFVLPLLTIAVAYVRIGIYLWRTTVPDNSLSEGKNKKPQKRRHENIQVIKTLALIVFLFAVCLLPGQIAWLLFDFGGARELKVSMVIFHFSDILDCLHGCVNPIIYGFLTEQFRRKYVEYFSYCFTCRRKKQLMEPATLMAENTEN, encoded by the coding sequence ATGTCGAACAGCACAGATGTGGAGATACCTGGTGAAACGAAAAGGCAAGCAATGTTAGGCTTCTACATAGGTATCTTGATTGTCGGCTTTGCTGGAAACAGCTTGGTTATGGCTGTAGTCACAGGAAAGAGACACAAAAGGTCTGTTTACGATCTCTTTATCCTCAATCTAGGTATTTCTGATTTCAGTTTCATTGTATTTACCATGCCTACTTACATCTATGAGAACGTGAAAGGGATTTACAAGACTCTGTACTATTGTCGAATCGTTCAACCTCTGTTAACAATCTTCTACTTTCTAAGCATCTTCACCATAACATCCATGGCTATTCATCGCTGCAGATTGATCACAAATCCTCACAAACCCAAGATTAAGAAGAAGTTCGTCTACCTTTGGATCGGGTTCATCTGGATTTCGTCCTTAATAACTGTATTGCCGCTCTCAATCGTTGCATACGCTGAAGACGGAAGATGCCAGGAAGATTGGCCGTCCTTAAATCACCGAAAAGCCTACACTGTTGCCCTCTTTCTTCTGCAGTTCGTTTTACCATTGCTTACTATCGCTGTCGCCTACGTCCGCATCGGCATCTACTTATGGCGAACAACGGTCCCCGACAACTCCTTATCCGAAGGAAAGAATAAAAAGCCGCAAAAAAGAAGGCACGAAAACATTCAAGTCATCAAGACTCTTGCTCTTATTGTTTTCCTGTTCGCTGTCTGTTTGCTTCCAGGACAAATCGCTTGGCTGCTGTTTGACTTTGGTGGGGCACGTGAATTAAAGGTCTCAATGGTCATCTTTCACTTTTCCGACATCCTTGACTGCCTTCATGGCTGTGTGAATCCTATTATTTACGGATTCCTAACTGAACAGTTCCGCAGGAAGTACGTG